A window of Benincasa hispida cultivar B227 chromosome 9, ASM972705v1, whole genome shotgun sequence genomic DNA:
TCTTTGGGTCAGAAGTACCGTATCCACGACCTTCAAGAGGACACTACGGCTCTCAAACAAGAACAGGAAACCCTAATTGACCGTATGAAGAACATCAAGCGCAGCCTCCTTCATGAGGCATCCCTCGAGTCCACTGGCCTCTTCGCATCCAGGCTTCGCCTTCTATTCAGCGAAGAAGATTGACTGCTTTAAGTCTTCATTCTGTGAGTTTGTAGTcatgatttttattttcttcctgcTTCCCAAATTTTACTCGATTTTGGAGACTTCCCTGCATTTTTGTTGTTGCGGTTTGTAACCTTTGCTGACACTTTTTGTTTACTTTTTCTAATGTAATAAAGAGGTCAATCCAATCTTCGGTGAAGTTTTGTTTTGTTCGTTGTTTTTTGGTTATTCTGAACTGGATGGTTGAATTTGTTGTTTCAAGCAATACAAAACCCTATTGATTTAGGATTTTAATGATGATTCTTCTTTCTCATAGACCCTGTCCCCACTGGGCTGCGCATTTATGGTATGTCATCATTCTTACCACTCAGGCGTAGATAGAAATGGTTGGGTGAATGAGTGATTATGCTTCAAGACTTCGAGCTCTGTAAAACTATGCTGAATAAACATTGATGAAAAGTAGTATGGTTGTTTTTGGAAACTTCCGAGTACCTGTAGGAAATTTACTCCCAGTATGGCTCATGATTTTTACGGTCTTGTTTCTTCTTGATATAATGTTGATCTTCTCGTGTAGAAATAGCAAGAGATGAAATTACTTTATACATTTTCAGCAAGAAATTTGCATTTAGAGATATCGATTTAGATAAATTGTAGGCTTTGAAAGAAGAGTAATATTTCAGTGCATCATGTTGTACTCATCTTTATGCAGCTCACTCTAATGACACACAAAAAGAAAGTTCAAAAGAAAGAATAGTTTGCAGCATGGTAAGCTGTGATTGAACAATTGAGTGGATTGCATCAAAATGAGTGCATTCCGAGAGATGTacttaagtgttttttttttttttttgaaagaatgGCAACTGAGAACAAGTTTGCTACTTGAGGAATTGGATCGAATGGTGAAACATCTAGTTCAATTTACCTTCAACTCAAATATGTGTCGACTAATGATAAAGCTCCCAATTGTGTAATTTCTGGCGAAATTTTTGGCACAAGGATACCACAAAGCTTATGTTATGCTATTATAGTGATGTAGGATAGACGGAATTCCTTCTCCCAAGAGCTGTAGCTGATATAAGAGCTTTTTGGACTTTGAACCCATTTCTTCAAACTTCAAAGACATTGCTTATAAAACCAATTGTGCCTATCAGTACCAACTAGCCCGAGGAAAATATCCAAGGGCACACTTTCATATTCAAGTGATGGATAATAGTTAGGAAAATTTATAGGGTAGAATAGATGTGCTGATTCTTCATAAAGTTGCCATTAATTAGAGAAAGTTCACTTTGTGCCCACATGTTCTAGTGATGCCTGCATCATTATCCTTTTCTTAGGAAAAAAAACTCACTCTACAGTGCACCCTATCAGACTTGAATCGTGGACCATGATGTGCCAAGATTATGCTATTTGATGTAGGACATTTGAACCAATTCTCTCAAAAGTTATTGCCCTTCTTCACATCACTCATGACCAA
This region includes:
- the LOC120085692 gene encoding uncharacterized protein LOC120085692 — its product is MAPSAPSSSAPEFQTPKKPLSLFANALKRKDSFIQFFAMTGILLLSFRSLGQKYRIHDLQEDTTALKQEQETLIDRMKNIKRSLLHEASLESTGLFASRLRLLFSEED